A genome region from Desulfallas thermosapovorans DSM 6562 includes the following:
- a CDS encoding isochorismate synthase: MIYQQKKIHLKSTLSFWRNFENEERVFFYNPLEQELVIGAKRVKNFKAGESHLQFPYIFSTRTFLPTVKDQKWAGMGNESIAFEYYLVEKNGRQTLYYYQDWFGIQDIRDEEPVSRRHVYEILTDDYEEWRVLFNNVKQEILSGKVKKVVISREVKIECESFVSIESLLKNLLKKNPNCFVFAYCKEGKTFLGATPEVLVRKEKEQITSYALAGTIARSEQLADENQKSLLLSDPKNRHEHQVVLDYIVNVMKTFNGEVTIGETNILTLKNLHHLQTYIKAKAGDNSSLMDWVARLHPTPALGGYPVRDALEIIARFEKHERGLYAAPMGMINEYGDGIFVAGIRSALITGNMVYAYTGCGIVEKSTCEEEYRESNNKLKSILESL; the protein is encoded by the coding sequence TTGATATATCAACAAAAAAAAATCCATTTAAAGAGTACATTATCATTTTGGCGTAATTTTGAAAATGAAGAGCGTGTTTTTTTTTATAACCCTTTGGAACAGGAACTTGTTATTGGGGCAAAGCGTGTAAAAAACTTTAAAGCGGGGGAAAGCCATCTTCAATTTCCCTATATATTTTCCACGAGAACCTTCTTGCCAACAGTCAAAGATCAAAAATGGGCCGGGATGGGCAATGAATCAATTGCCTTTGAATATTATCTTGTTGAAAAGAACGGTCGGCAAACCCTTTATTACTATCAAGATTGGTTTGGCATTCAAGACATTAGAGATGAGGAACCTGTATCCCGTAGACATGTTTACGAGATACTTACTGATGATTACGAAGAATGGCGGGTGCTGTTTAATAATGTCAAACAAGAAATATTATCGGGAAAGGTAAAAAAGGTTGTAATTTCCCGGGAAGTTAAAATTGAATGCGAGTCCTTCGTATCCATAGAAAGCCTGCTTAAAAATCTTTTAAAGAAAAACCCAAACTGCTTTGTTTTTGCATATTGCAAGGAGGGTAAAACTTTTCTGGGTGCTACACCCGAAGTTCTTGTGCGAAAAGAAAAAGAGCAGATCACCAGCTATGCCCTGGCCGGAACCATCGCGCGCAGTGAACAACTAGCGGATGAAAACCAAAAATCACTGCTGCTAAGCGATCCCAAAAACCGTCATGAACATCAAGTTGTACTTGATTACATAGTCAATGTGATGAAAACGTTTAACGGCGAAGTGACCATTGGAGAGACCAATATTTTGACGCTCAAAAATCTACATCATTTGCAAACATACATCAAAGCAAAGGCAGGGGATAACAGTTCTCTGATGGATTGGGTTGCACGGTTACACCCGACGCCTGCTTTAGGAGGATACCCGGTGCGTGATGCATTGGAAATAATTGCCCGCTTTGAAAAACATGAGCGGGGATTGTATGCTGCTCCCATGGGGATGATCAATGAATATGGGGACGGCATATTTGTGGCGGGCATACGATCGGCGCTTATTACCGGTAATATGGTTTATGCCTACACTGGCTGTGGTATTGTGGAAAAATCAACATGTGAGGAAGAATACCGGGAGTCCAATAATAAACTGAAATCGATCTTGGAAAGTTTGTAA